Proteins co-encoded in one Methylomonas albis genomic window:
- a CDS encoding right-handed parallel beta-helix repeat-containing protein: protein MLSKLVITLAILTFCSAVTAKDFYVSPSGSDSLNGLSPSANYWTKTGPFKTLARAQQAIRKLKAAGKFNEAITVHVGKGTYQLQSALEFDDRDSGLPSQEILWIGEKGTSIISGGITLKNCQPYNAANPLQILSCPLNADTVANIQRENNHRIQGNSPAFEIFINERRMHLARWPNEDWAHIKVPLDENTRFSVFEKMPQFSGDLSNAQVHIFPGNDIYDHYTGVSTIDFVNNQINLSSETIYKLTSGRRFYLQNLEAALDVQDEWFYDQTNNKILFIPPIGTTQNNIVLSSAKNLLMINDASHIGFKNLTFRHSTGAAIRTQRSESVLFDNLEINNIAGTAIYAPENTNITISNNHIHDVGTGGILISGGDRPTLTASGNLIDNNHIDNYDAILFTYSPGVSTNGVASVITHNLIENGHGNGVFLYGNDHLIEKNEISQVCQQSDDCGAIYSGRDWTYRGNIVRYNYLHDFSGYQLKTLDIANNIIQYTREGTRGIYLDDAVSGFTVFGNILVNAGSISIQLGGGRDHHIENNVIKTSTYAIYIDQRFGSYNWDNNRDSLKTMPITSSVWLTKYPELGAPMAHDTWPEGNSIQRNVILSTNSLGYSLFYVLPPQGNTVGNNLAWHASSDIRVYYQILGTFIGKNRAPWRDWLSHSIENNSINEDPCLNISGSKISIGCTNSPLSKIGFQIPPSDIGIFQ from the coding sequence ATGTTATCTAAACTTGTCATCACTCTAGCAATCTTGACGTTCTGCTCCGCAGTAACGGCAAAGGATTTTTACGTATCACCCTCAGGCAGCGACAGCCTGAACGGCTTATCCCCCAGCGCCAATTACTGGACAAAAACAGGCCCCTTCAAAACCCTAGCTCGTGCCCAGCAAGCTATACGCAAATTAAAAGCGGCCGGAAAGTTTAACGAAGCCATTACCGTGCACGTAGGTAAAGGCACTTACCAGTTGCAGTCGGCGCTGGAATTTGATGATAGAGATTCTGGCTTACCTAGTCAGGAAATTTTGTGGATCGGCGAAAAAGGCACCAGCATCATTTCTGGTGGCATCACGCTTAAAAATTGCCAACCCTATAATGCCGCCAATCCTCTGCAAATTTTAAGCTGTCCTTTAAATGCAGATACTGTAGCCAACATCCAAAGGGAAAATAATCACCGAATTCAAGGAAATAGTCCAGCATTTGAGATTTTCATTAACGAACGGCGAATGCACCTTGCGCGCTGGCCTAATGAGGATTGGGCCCATATCAAAGTGCCGTTAGATGAAAATACTCGCTTTAGTGTATTTGAAAAAATGCCGCAATTTTCGGGGGACTTAAGCAATGCACAAGTCCATATTTTTCCAGGCAATGACATTTACGACCATTATACTGGCGTATCAACAATAGATTTTGTCAACAATCAAATCAATTTATCCAGTGAAACTATTTATAAATTGACTAGCGGCAGGCGTTTTTATTTACAAAACTTAGAAGCAGCCCTAGATGTTCAAGATGAATGGTTTTATGACCAAACCAATAATAAAATACTATTTATTCCACCTATCGGCACAACTCAGAACAACATTGTATTATCCTCGGCAAAAAATCTATTGATGATTAATGATGCAAGTCATATTGGCTTTAAAAATTTGACTTTTCGACATAGTACCGGGGCTGCAATCAGGACTCAGCGATCTGAAAGTGTGTTATTCGATAATTTGGAGATAAATAATATCGCTGGCACAGCAATATACGCACCAGAAAACACTAACATAACCATCTCAAATAATCATATTCACGATGTCGGAACTGGTGGAATTTTAATTTCTGGTGGGGATAGACCGACACTAACGGCTTCGGGTAACCTAATCGATAATAATCATATTGATAACTATGATGCTATTTTGTTCACGTATTCGCCTGGCGTCTCAACTAATGGTGTCGCATCGGTAATAACTCATAATCTCATCGAGAACGGACATGGTAATGGTGTCTTCCTTTACGGAAACGACCATCTCATCGAAAAAAACGAGATCTCGCAGGTCTGTCAGCAATCTGACGATTGCGGAGCAATTTATTCCGGCAGAGATTGGACATATCGCGGCAATATCGTACGTTACAACTATCTTCACGACTTTTCCGGCTATCAATTGAAGACACTTGATATCGCCAATAATATTATCCAGTATACGCGCGAAGGTACACGAGGCATTTATCTTGACGACGCGGTCAGCGGGTTTACAGTATTCGGCAATATCCTGGTTAACGCTGGCTCTATCTCAATTCAGCTCGGCGGGGGCCGCGACCATCATATAGAAAACAATGTTATTAAAACTAGCACATATGCAATATATATTGATCAACGCTTCGGAAGTTACAATTGGGATAACAACAGAGACTCTTTGAAAACCATGCCTATTACCAGTAGCGTGTGGTTGACAAAATATCCAGAGCTGGGAGCCCCGATGGCTCATGATACCTGGCCAGAAGGCAACAGCATTCAACGAAATGTCATTCTTTCGACAAACAGCCTAGGTTATTCGTTGTTTTACGTATTACCTCCGCAAGGCAATACGGTAGGCAACAATCTAGCATGGCACGCTAGCAGCGACATAAGGGTGTATTACCAAATACTAGGTACGTTTATCGGTAAAAATCGTGCACCCTGGCGTGATTGGCTAAGTCATAGCATTGAAAATAATAGTATAAATGAGGACCCATGCTTGAACATATCAGGCAGTAAAATTAGCATTGGATGTACTAATTCACCTTTATCTAAAATAGGTTTCCAAATCCCGCCCTCCGACATTGGCATTTTTCAATAG
- a CDS encoding right-handed parallel beta-helix repeat-containing protein, with amino-acid sequence MLYNIVFLITLLCISTKATALDFYVTPSGNDQTNGLAAEATTAGTSGPFKTLTRAQQAIRDLKKNGLFKEPITVHIQTGIYVLQKPLEFDIRDSGFAGREIRWQGENGPVVISGGIALQNCGVDNGEIWSCTTSGLPLDKIKYLQGYRKRGDIPGFELFINQQPMHLARWPNTDWAHIKLPIDERTRFSIIEPLPPLANDLNRAQVHIMAGNDWHDQYLGVSAIDQYQNEITLSSNTNYQLASGRRFYLQNIRSELDTPSEWFYDQTNNKILFIPPEKAEPSEIVISALENLLIIKDSNYISFNKVAFRYSTDIAIRLDKTSHLLFNEIEANNIGGWAIEAKNSINTSIINSHIHKTGAGGVFISGGNRNTLEAANNFVHNNHIHEFGRVVMTNTAAIELGGVGSRVTHNLIEQSPGTGIMIYGNDHLLEKNEVHHVCEQASDCGAIYSGRDWTFHGNIIRYNSIHDLFGYGLQSVDITNNKVTYVKPDGVRGVYLDDSVSGFSVIGNLFNNAGALAIQLGSGRFNIIENNLISTANYALFVDHRVPGTEIKKRLTQVPYQSPIWLSKYPKLGQPMHNENWPENNSLQRNIIISNNLTGPSLRYLMPKQSNVLGSNLVWSPSNQFSVEYDILDVSSKRGRTSWREWNNEGIEQDSIYADPCVTITGNQVTFCPDSPAKKIGFQAIPTDIGLIR; translated from the coding sequence ATGCTATATAATATTGTCTTTCTTATCACTTTACTTTGCATTTCGACCAAAGCAACGGCCTTAGATTTTTACGTTACCCCCTCCGGAAATGATCAAACAAACGGTCTAGCCGCCGAAGCCACCACTGCAGGAACAAGTGGTCCATTTAAAACCCTTACACGTGCGCAACAAGCCATTAGGGACTTAAAAAAGAATGGACTATTCAAAGAACCAATCACAGTGCATATCCAAACTGGTATTTATGTTCTGCAAAAACCTCTAGAATTTGATATTAGAGATTCTGGTTTCGCTGGCCGCGAAATTCGTTGGCAAGGCGAAAACGGCCCAGTTGTAATTAGTGGAGGTATTGCGTTGCAAAACTGCGGGGTAGATAACGGCGAAATCTGGAGTTGTACAACCTCAGGGTTACCATTGGATAAGATTAAATATCTGCAGGGATACCGCAAGCGTGGCGACATTCCAGGCTTTGAATTATTTATAAATCAGCAGCCTATGCATCTTGCCCGCTGGCCTAATACGGATTGGGCCCATATTAAACTACCTATAGACGAAAGAACCCGCTTTAGTATCATAGAGCCATTACCTCCACTAGCGAACGACCTGAATCGGGCTCAAGTCCACATAATGGCGGGTAACGACTGGCATGATCAATATCTTGGTGTATCCGCAATTGATCAATACCAAAACGAGATTACCCTTTCAAGCAACACCAATTATCAATTAGCTAGTGGTCGAAGATTTTATCTGCAAAATATTCGCTCAGAGCTGGATACGCCTAGCGAATGGTTTTACGATCAGACGAATAATAAAATATTATTTATTCCCCCAGAAAAAGCCGAGCCCAGTGAGATAGTCATTTCGGCCTTGGAAAACCTACTGATTATTAAGGATTCAAATTACATCAGTTTTAACAAAGTAGCATTTCGGTACAGTACCGATATTGCGATTCGTCTCGACAAAACCAGTCATCTGCTTTTTAACGAGATAGAGGCTAACAATATTGGTGGCTGGGCAATAGAGGCCAAAAATAGCATCAATACCAGCATTATTAACAGCCATATTCATAAAACTGGCGCAGGAGGAGTTTTTATAAGCGGCGGTAACAGAAACACCCTGGAAGCGGCCAATAATTTTGTCCATAACAACCATATTCATGAATTTGGGCGAGTGGTAATGACCAATACCGCAGCCATCGAATTGGGTGGAGTAGGTAGCCGCGTCACACACAATTTAATTGAACAAAGCCCTGGAACGGGAATAATGATATACGGAAATGACCATTTGCTTGAAAAAAATGAAGTTCATCATGTTTGCGAGCAAGCATCCGATTGCGGCGCAATTTACTCCGGGCGGGATTGGACTTTTCACGGGAATATTATCAGGTATAACAGTATCCATGACCTGTTCGGTTACGGCTTGCAAAGTGTAGACATTACCAACAATAAAGTCACTTATGTAAAACCCGACGGTGTGCGCGGCGTTTATCTGGATGACTCTGTTAGTGGATTCAGTGTGATCGGCAATCTATTTAATAATGCCGGCGCATTGGCAATCCAGCTAGGCAGTGGCCGTTTCAATATCATAGAAAATAACCTTATCAGCACGGCTAATTACGCACTTTTTGTAGATCACAGGGTACCGGGTACTGAAATTAAAAAGCGACTTACACAAGTACCTTACCAAAGCCCCATTTGGCTGAGCAAATATCCCAAACTGGGTCAGCCCATGCATAATGAAAACTGGCCGGAAAATAATAGCCTGCAACGCAATATTATTATCTCCAATAATCTGACCGGTCCGTCCTTGCGTTATTTAATGCCCAAGCAGAGTAACGTTTTAGGTAGCAATCTGGTGTGGAGTCCCTCAAACCAATTTAGCGTCGAATACGATATTTTGGACGTCTCGTCTAAACGCGGCAGAACTTCTTGGCGAGAATGGAACAATGAAGGAATAGAGCAAGACAGTATCTATGCGGACCCCTGTGTGACAATAACCGGAAACCAAGTCACTTTTTGCCCGGACTCGCCAGCCAAAAAAATCGGATTCCAAGCTATACCTACTGATATTGGCTTAATAAGATAA
- a CDS encoding glycosyltransferase, producing MKILVVHNSYQQAGGEDNVVAAEVSLLTKYDNEVELWSVDNKDLPNGLIGKIGTALNTNYSPAARAIAREKLRNFQPDVVHVHNFFPQISPSIYDACLDEGIPVVQTLHNYRLICPGAMLMRDGNICEQCVSRSPYQAAWYACYRGSRLGSLVVAHMVAQHRNRGTWQDKVTRFIALTEFAKSKFIAAGFPADKIAIKANFLHDPFLNSSLTISPPLSSEFALFVGRISKEKGIKVLMDAWIALSEKNMLKVAGSGPLESLLLGRNNVEALGRQTTAEVSALMRKATFLVLPSQWYEGFPLVLVEAFAHGLPVLASRLGSMADIIKDGETGLLFEPGNAEDLAEKAKFLLENPLQARQLGANARRIFLEKYTAEQNYAELMAIYTDACAA from the coding sequence ATGAAAATTCTGGTTGTCCATAATAGTTACCAGCAGGCTGGAGGCGAAGATAATGTTGTCGCTGCGGAAGTAAGTTTATTAACTAAATACGATAATGAAGTAGAGTTATGGAGTGTTGACAATAAAGACTTGCCAAATGGATTAATTGGCAAGATTGGAACTGCGTTAAATACCAACTATTCGCCAGCCGCTCGGGCGATTGCTAGGGAGAAATTGCGAAATTTCCAACCGGATGTTGTCCATGTGCATAATTTTTTTCCGCAAATTAGTCCATCTATCTATGATGCTTGCTTGGATGAAGGAATCCCGGTAGTTCAGACTCTACATAATTACCGGCTGATTTGTCCAGGAGCGATGCTGATGCGCGATGGTAATATTTGTGAGCAATGCGTCTCACGTTCGCCATACCAAGCGGCTTGGTATGCTTGTTATCGTGGATCAAGGCTGGGCAGTTTAGTAGTGGCGCATATGGTCGCACAACATCGCAATCGAGGCACTTGGCAGGATAAGGTCACTCGTTTCATCGCTCTGACTGAATTTGCAAAGTCTAAATTTATCGCCGCTGGATTTCCAGCAGATAAGATCGCTATTAAAGCTAATTTTTTACATGATCCTTTTCTGAATTCGTCACTTACGATATCCCCACCCTTATCCTCCGAGTTTGCATTGTTCGTAGGCCGTATAAGTAAGGAAAAAGGCATTAAAGTATTGATGGACGCATGGATAGCGTTGAGCGAAAAAAATATGTTGAAAGTTGCTGGCAGCGGGCCCCTTGAGTCATTGTTGCTGGGGCGGAACAATGTCGAGGCATTAGGTCGGCAAACTACAGCTGAGGTTAGTGCTTTAATGCGAAAAGCTACTTTTTTGGTGTTACCCTCCCAGTGGTATGAAGGTTTTCCGTTGGTGCTGGTTGAAGCATTTGCTCACGGCCTGCCCGTTCTCGCCTCTCGCCTAGGTAGTATGGCCGATATAATCAAGGATGGCGAAACAGGTCTGTTATTTGAACCGGGCAATGCCGAGGATCTCGCTGAAAAAGCTAAATTTCTACTGGAAAACCCTTTGCAAGCGCGACAGCTCGGCGCAAACGCTAGGCGTATTTTTCTTGAAAAATATACCGCCGAGCAAAATTACGCTGAGCTTATGGCAATTTATACGGATGCTTGTGCCGCATAA
- a CDS encoding glycosyltransferase family 4 protein, whose amino-acid sequence MKIVIFQPMLKQYRVPLFELMGKLLAEQGHELRVVCGSPPPHEQSKGDNVVLGNQFCRIEKSLWFFGGKLHFLDNALSHILWGDLIITEQANKHFHNYILILFRKIHCKHFAYWGHGQNRQGNPRSWREQLKKKLSTQCDWWFAYTQGVANYIGELGYQSSKITVLNNSIDTSEFKQLLALQLPECVIQFRQSLAIGENGRIGLFCGSLYADKRIRFLLSAALIIHRKNPDFVLLVVGNGKDRILVEEFANRYSFVKYLGSLFGDRKAVAFKSAELFLCPGLVGLAILDAFTASLPLFTSDIPNHSPEIEYLQHGFNGVMTKHSEEDYAQAIVDVLESQDSLAKLQNNALASGDLFSIEKMALNFVEGIQKYFNTVG is encoded by the coding sequence ATGAAAATAGTTATATTTCAGCCCATGTTAAAACAATATCGAGTGCCGCTGTTTGAATTAATGGGGAAACTACTTGCAGAGCAAGGGCACGAGCTACGAGTCGTTTGTGGCAGTCCACCACCACATGAGCAAAGCAAAGGCGATAATGTTGTTTTGGGTAATCAATTTTGTCGAATAGAAAAGAGTCTTTGGTTTTTTGGTGGTAAATTACATTTTTTAGATAATGCCTTGTCCCACATTTTATGGGGGGATCTAATCATCACGGAACAGGCTAACAAACATTTTCACAATTATATACTAATTCTTTTTAGAAAGATCCATTGTAAGCATTTTGCTTACTGGGGTCATGGTCAAAATAGGCAAGGTAATCCACGTAGTTGGAGAGAACAATTAAAAAAGAAGCTGTCAACGCAATGTGACTGGTGGTTTGCCTATACGCAAGGTGTAGCAAACTATATAGGCGAATTAGGTTATCAAAGCTCAAAAATTACTGTGTTGAATAATAGCATCGATACTTCGGAGTTCAAACAGTTACTCGCTTTGCAATTACCGGAATGTGTAATCCAGTTTAGACAATCTTTAGCTATTGGTGAAAATGGTAGAATCGGATTGTTTTGCGGCAGCCTATACGCGGATAAGAGAATCAGATTTTTATTGTCCGCCGCATTAATAATCCATCGAAAAAATCCTGACTTTGTGCTGTTGGTAGTTGGTAATGGCAAAGATCGTATTTTAGTAGAAGAGTTTGCGAATCGATATTCATTTGTCAAATATTTAGGGTCGTTGTTTGGCGATCGAAAAGCGGTGGCTTTTAAGTCTGCAGAATTGTTTTTATGCCCCGGTCTTGTCGGTTTAGCTATATTGGATGCTTTTACTGCAAGTCTGCCATTATTTACTAGCGATATACCCAATCACAGTCCGGAAATTGAATACCTACAGCATGGCTTTAATGGCGTAATGACTAAACACTCTGAAGAAGATTACGCACAAGCGATAGTTGATGTTCTTGAATCGCAAGACTCGTTAGCTAAGTTGCAAAATAATGCATTAGCAAGTGGTGATTTGTTTTCAATAGAAAAAATGGCGCTGAATTTTGTTGAAGGTATTCAAAAATACTTTAATACCGTTGGATGA
- a CDS encoding class I SAM-dependent methyltransferase has translation MTPKDHVHRLKNKIDLLILNLRDPHRERFECPLCGYDGPFLDIIGSTGPRKHAKCPNCNSGERQRIQFLVVNDVLKQINSGNLKMLHFAPESFFRDFFSKRFGQYETADLNMKGVDHNVDLQQLPFDDHTYDFVFASHVLEHVPDDEKAISEIYRILKPNGIAILPVPIVAEKTIEYPEPNPEEDYHVRAPGFDYFKRYERYFSKVDAISSDSLPSKYQLFIYEDREGWPTKDCPLRLSMLGEKHIDIVPVCYV, from the coding sequence ATGACACCAAAAGACCACGTTCACAGGCTAAAGAATAAAATTGATTTATTGATTTTGAATCTTCGTGATCCACATAGGGAGAGGTTTGAATGTCCTCTTTGTGGTTACGATGGTCCTTTTCTAGATATTATTGGCTCAACTGGCCCAAGAAAACACGCAAAATGTCCAAATTGCAATTCCGGAGAAAGGCAAAGAATTCAGTTTCTTGTCGTAAATGACGTGTTAAAACAGATTAACTCTGGTAATCTGAAAATGCTTCATTTTGCCCCCGAATCATTCTTCCGCGATTTTTTTAGTAAGCGTTTTGGTCAATATGAGACTGCGGATTTAAATATGAAGGGCGTTGATCACAATGTCGATCTGCAGCAACTTCCGTTTGACGATCATACATATGATTTTGTCTTTGCTTCACATGTATTGGAACATGTGCCTGACGATGAAAAGGCTATCTCAGAAATTTATAGAATTCTAAAGCCGAACGGCATAGCGATACTGCCAGTCCCAATAGTAGCTGAAAAAACGATTGAGTACCCTGAGCCAAATCCAGAAGAAGACTATCATGTGCGGGCGCCTGGCTTTGATTATTTTAAAAGATATGAGCGTTATTTTTCGAAAGTAGATGCGATCTCCTCTGATTCTCTACCAAGTAAATATCAGTTATTTATTTATGAGGATAGGGAGGGCTGGCCAACTAAAGATTGTCCTCTACGACTCTCTATGCTGGGTGAAAAACATATTGATATTGTCCCGGTATGTTACGTGTGA
- a CDS encoding acyltransferase family protein, whose protein sequence is MKYNAINVETDPLIRGNSEYNHGLSSFLDAARWVSAFFVILTHLNNRMFVVLDKIPSPDRTIESYLWGFVCGFAHWGVVVFFVLSGFLVGGPVLKKALNGQKFNTKKYLVARITRIYLVLIPVLVVGSSLDYLGMGLFSASGVYSEHLEKLNSQSESAFIFSIVGSLLNLQNLFCDILGTNGPLETLANEFWYYMTFPLILAPILYHRSLKTWFLFGVGLCLIISMSLASKWHFVGFVLWSIGAVFSVKRERSFVNSPFVEFCIFIAMLILIRLVVRSSVIFGPYGFLFEIIIAILFANVLCSLQYNKVNWSLLNWAGHGKLGGFSYSLYAIHVPLLMFMCAALKSNFGYGWHDIPRYYHQWLTALLFLVICVVIAWTLSLLTERHTYRVRAFFNRRIGL, encoded by the coding sequence ATGAAATATAACGCTATTAATGTTGAAACTGATCCATTGATTCGCGGAAACTCCGAGTATAACCATGGGCTATCTTCCTTTTTAGATGCTGCCAGATGGGTGTCTGCGTTTTTTGTTATACTAACTCACTTAAATAATAGGATGTTTGTCGTATTAGACAAAATACCATCTCCCGATAGGACCATAGAAAGTTATCTTTGGGGATTTGTATGTGGTTTTGCGCATTGGGGGGTTGTTGTATTCTTTGTTTTGAGTGGTTTTTTGGTGGGTGGTCCTGTCCTAAAAAAGGCGCTAAATGGGCAAAAATTTAATACAAAAAAATATCTTGTCGCTCGTATAACTAGGATTTATCTTGTCCTTATTCCCGTATTGGTTGTCGGGAGCTCTTTGGATTACTTGGGTATGGGTCTTTTCTCGGCATCAGGTGTTTATAGCGAGCATTTAGAGAAGCTTAATAGTCAGTCAGAATCGGCCTTTATTTTTTCAATAGTTGGTTCATTATTAAATCTACAAAATTTATTTTGCGATATTTTGGGTACAAACGGTCCCCTAGAAACCCTTGCAAATGAATTCTGGTACTATATGACATTCCCTCTAATTTTAGCGCCAATTCTCTATCACAGGTCTCTGAAAACATGGTTTTTATTTGGAGTTGGACTCTGCCTTATTATTTCAATGTCTTTGGCTTCAAAATGGCATTTTGTTGGATTTGTTTTGTGGAGTATTGGTGCGGTTTTTTCTGTGAAGAGAGAAAGGTCCTTTGTTAATTCACCATTTGTGGAATTTTGTATTTTTATTGCAATGTTGATCTTAATCCGATTGGTGGTTCGGTCATCAGTAATATTTGGGCCATATGGCTTTTTGTTTGAAATTATAATCGCAATTTTATTCGCAAATGTGCTGTGCTCTTTACAATATAATAAAGTTAACTGGTCACTATTGAATTGGGCTGGGCATGGCAAATTAGGTGGTTTCTCGTATTCATTGTACGCAATACATGTGCCACTACTTATGTTTATGTGTGCAGCGCTAAAAAGCAACTTTGGGTATGGATGGCACGATATTCCCAGGTACTACCATCAGTGGTTAACGGCTTTATTATTTCTTGTTATTTGTGTTGTGATAGCTTGGACCTTATCTTTATTAACTGAAAGGCATACTTATCGTGTGAGAGCTTTCTTTAATAGACGAATTGGTTTGTAG
- a CDS encoding glycosyltransferase translates to MEKLIAIYRTVYLLPSEAFIPSQLSGLRHYIPVIWYRDATTTNPASLTGFNAVCLIGATSFWKKVVFTLFGLAKLAQIPQLVHAHFGPDAAMILPFVKRNKLPLVVTYHGFDAQQSRGAMLCSRKLSNILFLFREKGLIRYASRIIVVSEFLKNCLINKGYPADKLLVHYIGVDTEKFVPGINAKVAYRLINISRHVNWKGVDTILRALPALIVKYPGLHLIQIGSGSETETLKRLADELGVSNHIEWLGALSHDKVLAELGKASLYIHASRQDSKGQTEAFGIALIEAQACGLPVVATRSGGIPEAIIENETGLLFEENDYMSLAFQVDELFSNPDDLVLKAKKARQFVVNKFDIINCSAKLENIYDEILTKSD, encoded by the coding sequence ATGGAAAAATTAATTGCAATTTATCGTACGGTTTATCTACTTCCGTCTGAAGCTTTTATACCTAGCCAGCTGTCTGGCTTGCGTCATTATATCCCGGTGATATGGTATAGAGATGCTACCACTACTAACCCAGCGTCCTTGACAGGATTTAACGCTGTATGTTTAATCGGTGCGACCAGTTTTTGGAAGAAAGTTGTTTTTACCTTGTTCGGTCTGGCAAAGCTTGCGCAGATTCCGCAATTGGTTCATGCCCATTTTGGACCAGATGCGGCAATGATTTTGCCATTTGTAAAGCGAAATAAATTGCCTTTGGTGGTGACATACCATGGTTTTGATGCTCAGCAATCTCGTGGCGCCATGCTCTGTTCAAGAAAGTTATCCAATATTCTGTTTCTTTTTAGAGAAAAGGGGCTAATTCGCTATGCCTCGCGGATTATTGTGGTTTCCGAATTTTTAAAAAATTGTTTAATCAATAAAGGGTATCCTGCCGATAAGCTCCTGGTTCATTATATAGGGGTTGATACAGAAAAATTTGTGCCAGGAATAAACGCCAAAGTAGCGTACCGACTCATTAATATATCAAGACATGTAAATTGGAAAGGAGTTGATACTATCTTGAGAGCATTACCAGCCCTTATAGTCAAATATCCTGGATTACATTTAATTCAGATTGGCTCCGGGTCGGAAACTGAGACGCTAAAACGGCTTGCGGACGAACTTGGAGTTTCCAATCATATTGAATGGCTCGGTGCATTATCCCATGATAAAGTCCTAGCCGAACTTGGTAAGGCATCATTGTACATTCACGCTAGTAGACAAGACTCAAAAGGACAGACTGAAGCATTTGGGATTGCATTAATCGAGGCGCAGGCTTGCGGATTGCCCGTGGTTGCAACTCGTTCGGGCGGAATACCGGAGGCTATAATTGAAAATGAAACGGGCTTATTATTTGAAGAGAATGATTATATGTCTTTGGCGTTTCAAGTAGATGAGCTGTTTTCAAATCCTGACGATCTTGTGCTAAAAGCAAAAAAAGCTCGCCAGTTTGTTGTCAATAAGTTTGACATTATTAATTGCTCGGCTAAGTTAGAAAATATTTATGATGAAATTTTAACTAAAAGCGATTAA
- a CDS encoding glycosyltransferase family 2 protein, giving the protein MNGAKVNTPVSVIIPAFNIENYIVETIESLLSQSVKPQEIIIIDDGSTDNTKGILLERYEGNGLIKIISQENKGAGEARNHGVSLACGDYIFFCDSDDIVLPGFFETFDGKLREDSNIDMFCFSSEFFYENGYKGNKTVHHASGWLPSAKIALSDLLVRNSYTAASWTYIIRKNIITDNGLKFYGRLHEDHIITMSAYLISKATYRTENILYSQRVREGSLTRSKHIIDFSPRIDALNSTLNVLDKIVDVEKSEIQLIRARYVNSSLFFLIDMCADTCVFLPSIVLDTFKCHKKNTVFSLKEKFLLNFPELYFALKKIYIFCMRPSHSYR; this is encoded by the coding sequence ATGAATGGTGCCAAAGTAAATACGCCGGTGTCGGTCATTATCCCTGCGTTTAACATTGAAAATTATATTGTAGAAACAATTGAATCGCTTTTGAGTCAAAGTGTTAAGCCACAAGAAATCATAATAATTGATGATGGGTCAACTGATAATACAAAAGGTATTCTTTTGGAGAGGTATGAGGGTAATGGTCTTATAAAAATAATTTCTCAAGAAAATAAAGGTGCCGGCGAAGCAAGAAATCATGGCGTTAGCTTAGCTTGTGGTGATTATATATTTTTTTGCGATTCAGATGATATTGTCTTGCCAGGTTTTTTTGAAACCTTCGACGGCAAACTACGAGAAGATAGTAATATTGATATGTTTTGCTTTAGTTCTGAGTTTTTTTATGAAAATGGTTATAAGGGGAATAAGACTGTTCATCATGCGTCTGGTTGGCTTCCTAGCGCTAAAATTGCCCTTTCCGATCTGCTTGTCCGCAATAGTTATACCGCAGCATCATGGACATATATTATCAGGAAAAATATTATCACTGATAATGGTCTCAAATTTTATGGGAGACTTCATGAAGATCATATTATAACCATGAGTGCTTATTTAATCAGTAAAGCAACCTATAGAACTGAAAATATTTTATACTCGCAAAGGGTTAGGGAGGGTTCTTTGACGAGATCAAAACACATCATCGATTTTTCACCTCGAATAGATGCCTTAAACAGCACGCTAAATGTGTTGGACAAAATAGTAGATGTAGAAAAATCCGAAATTCAGCTTATAAGGGCAAGGTATGTCAATTCTTCGCTATTCTTTTTAATTGATATGTGCGCTGACACTTGCGTATTTTTACCAAGTATTGTGCTTGATACATTTAAGTGTCACAAAAAAAACACGGTATTTTCACTGAAAGAAAAGTTTTTATTAAATTTTCCAGAATTATATTTCGCCTTAAAAAAAATATATATTTTTTGTATGAGGCCATCTCATTCATACCGATGA